Below is a genomic region from Prochlorococcus marinus str. MIT 0918.
AAAGAGAAAAAGCATAAAAGAAAAGACATACCGCTTTTTGGAATCGAAGACGACTTTTTTAAACAATATGACGATAGGCCAGGCCTAATGACAAAAAGAGAAGTACGTATTCAAGTATTAGCAGATCTTGAATTACCAAAAAACGGAGTCATATGGGATGTTGGTGCAGGAGTAGGTAGCATTGGGCTGGAAGCTTTACGAATAAGTCCAAACCTGCAATTACTTTGTATCGATAAGCGAATAGGGAGCAAGAGCCTAATCGAAGAAAATGCAAATCTTCTTTCAGTTAAACCAGAGAAAATAATTGAAGCAGAAGCATTAGATGTTCTGGTTAAAGAAGAAATTCCTATATATATATCAAAACCCAAAAGAGTCATATTAGGGGGAGGCAGTTATAAGAAAATTGAACTTTTGAAAAAGATATTAAGAAACCTTTGCCCAGGAGGAATAATAGTTATCCCTCTTGCAACGATAGATAATTTAGAAAAAATAATGAGTATTCTAAGAGGTGCTAAATGCAAGTTAAAAATAAGTCAACACCAAAATTATAGAGGTGTCCCATTAAAGCAAGGGACTCGTTTCCAACCTATGAATCCTGTTTTTATTATCAAAGCAAAACTAGAAAAAAAACTTTTATAAACTAATCTTTTTCAGGTTTTGCTACATGTGGCAATCCCCATCCCAATTTATTTCTAAGTACTTGAAAAAACTCATGGTCAGATAGCCTGATAAACCTAACAGGATGATTACTTCTACGAATCAAAACTCTATCTTCAGGCCATACATAACAACCTGCAGTACCATCAACTACCATCATTAATCTCTCCGGGGTAGCAGGGAAAACAGTTACAGGTTCTACGTCACTAAAAACAAGTGCTCTTGATGCTAAAGAATGAGGAGCTATTGGGGTTAACTGAAGCACTGGACAGTCAGGAGTAATTACTGGTCCACCTGCACTGAGAGAATAAGCGGTAGATCCTGTAGGTGTTGAAAGGATTACCCCATCAGCAGCTATATCAACAGGTGCATGCTTTCCTATAGATATCTCAAAATGACACATACTTGTAAGAGGTTCTCTATGTAATGCCATTTCATTAAGACAAAGTGCTTCCCACCTTCTTTGATCACCTCTCATAACACTTACTACTAAACTTGTTCTCTCTTCGATATTCCATTGAGTTGATAGAAGTTGATCGATAGCTCTATCTAAATCTGGCAAGTAAGTCTCTGCTAAAAAACCTAGATGACCTGTGTTTATAGTAAGTATTGGTATTTGCAAAGGAGCAGTTTGCCTTGCTGCTGAAAGCACTGTTCCATCACCACCCAATACAATTGCTAATTTCATAGACTTATCAAAACCATCTGGC
It encodes:
- a CDS encoding NAD(+) kinase — encoded protein: MPSRLGLIFNDGKELALETAQNIHKRLEKAGYEVVLASSSGGMVGFANPDQHMRTLGYNACVPDGFDKSMKLAIVLGGDGTVLSAARQTAPLQIPILTINTGHLGFLAETYLPDLDRAIDQLLSTQWNIEERTSLVVSVMRGDQRRWEALCLNEMALHREPLTSMCHFEISIGKHAPVDIAADGVILSTPTGSTAYSLSAGGPVITPDCPVLQLTPIAPHSLASRALVFSDVEPVTVFPATPERLMMVVDGTAGCYVWPEDRVLIRRSNHPVRFIRLSDHEFFQVLRNKLGWGLPHVAKPEKD